One window from the genome of Bufo bufo chromosome 4, aBufBuf1.1, whole genome shotgun sequence encodes:
- the LOC120999034 gene encoding protein ALP1-like: MSINSFDELLGLMSIHLQWQETFMRDSIAPVERMLITLRYLATGQSLVNLHYAFMIGKSTASDIIRETCSAIWDVLHAVVMSKPNKDEWQKIAHTFYQTCNFPNCVGALDGKHNRVIKPKRSVSRFFNYKKYFSFVLFVVSDANYCFRYIDVGSYGSSSDSAVFAHSEFGQMLNTNALDLPGNTKLPGTADPAMPFVFVGDEAFALGRGLCLERRVLNYRLSRARRVVECAFGILSNKWRFLHSPINLKLENAISAVKAVCCLHNFVRQRDGFNFEDSLVHSMESTNCTGVRGITHGATIRDKFAAYFISPEGEVPWQLQAIQA; the protein is encoded by the exons ATGTCAATAAACAG ctTTGATGAGCTCCTGGGATTGATGTCCATCCATTTGCAATGGCAGGAGACATTCATGAGGGACAGCATAGCACCAGTGGAAAGAATGCTCATAACGTTGCG GTATTTAGCAACTGGACAGTCATTGGTCAATCTGCACTATGCCTTCATGATTGGTAAATCGACAGCAAGCGACATCATCCGGGAAACATGCAGTGCCATATGGGATGTCCTTCATGCTGTTGTGATGTCCAAACCAAACAAGGATGAGTGGCAGAAAATTGCCCACACATTTTACCAAACATGCAATTTTCCTAACTGTGTGGGAGCGCTAGACGGAAAGCATAACCGCGTGATAAAACCCAAGAGGAGTGTCAGTAGATTTTTTAATTATAAGAAATACTTTTCCTTTGTCCTTTTTGTCGTATCTGATGCCAACTACTGCTTCAGATACATAGATGTTGGATCGTATGGAAGCAGCTCAGACTCTGCGGTATTCGCTCATTCAGAATTTGGACAAATGTTGAATACCAATGCTCTGGACCTTCCGGGGAACACCAAGCTGCCTGGCACCGCTGATCCGGCTATGCCTTTCGTATTTGTAGGAGACGAGGCATTTGCTCTAGGTCGAGGACTGTGCCTTGAGAGAAGGGTCTTAAATTATAGACTATCCAGAGCTCGCAGGGTGGTGGAGTGTGCATTTGGCATACTGTCAAACAAATGGCGCTTTCTGCACTCTCCAATCAACCTGAAATTGGAGAACGCCATCTCTGCGGTTAAGGCAGTTTGTTGCCTTCACAATTTTGTACGCCAAAGGGATGGATTCAATTTTGAGGATTCATTGGTGCATTCCATGGAGAGTACAAATTGCACCGGCGTCCGTGGTATCACACATGGAGCCACCATTAGGGACAAGTTTGCGGCATATTTCATATCACCGGAGGGGGAGGTGCCATGGCAATTGCAAGCTATACAAGCTTAA